GCGGGCCTGCTCAAGCCCAAGGCGGGATCGGTGACGCTCGACGGCCGGCCGCTGCCGGGCGGTGACGCGCAGGCGGTGTGCCAGGCGGGCATCAGCTTCGTGCCGCAGGAGCGCAATGTGTTCCAGAGCCTCACGGTGCGCGAGAACCTGGAGATGGGCGGCTACCTGGTGCGTCGCGGTCTGCGGTCGCGGGTGGACGCCCAGCTGGAGCGCTTTCCACTGCTCAAGGACCGGCTCAAGGACAAGGCGGGCAATCTGTCCGGCGGCCAGCGCCAGGTGCTGGCCATGGCCATCGCACTGATCACCGAGCCTTCGGTGCTGCTGCTCGACGAGCCGACCGCCGGGCTGTCGCCGGCGGCGGCCGACGAAGTGTTCGACCTGATCCGCGACCTGACCGGCCAGGGGCTGGCGATTCTCATGGTCGAGCAGAACGCCTTGCTCGGGCTGGAGTACGGCACCCGCGGCGTGGTGCTGGTGGCCGGCCGCAAGTTGCGCGACGAGAGTGCGCAGGGCCTGCTGGCCGACGACGAGGTGCGCCACCTGTTCCTGGGCGGTGCGGCCGCGCACTGAGCGTTCTTGCCTTCTTCTTCCTTTTTCCTTCCACCCACTTCCCTGTCGAGGTCTCCATGTTCAGCTTCCAACGTCGCAACGTCCTGCGCGCCGGCGCCGCCGCTTCCCTGGCCGGCCTGAGCCCCCTGGCTTTCAGCCAGGGCAAGGAGCCGATCCGCATCGGCATCCTGATTCCGCTGACCGGTGCGACCAGCCAGTTCGGCGCCACCATGAGCCTGGCGGCCAAGGCCGCTGCCGAGGAGATCAACGCGGCCGGCGGCGTGAACGGCCGCAAGGTCGAGGTGGTGATCGAGGACGACCAGAGCAATCCGGAAGCCGCGGTGCGCGCCGCGCGCAAGCTGATCGACATCGACAAGTGCGTGTCGATCGGCGGCTCCTACGCGTCGGCGGTGACCTCGGCCATCGCGCCGCTGTGCTGGGAAGGCAAGGTGGTGCTCGAGACCTCGTCGGGCGCCGACAGCATCACCAGGCTGCCGCACCAGGGCTATGTGTTCCGCACCTCGCCCACCACCAGCCTGCAGGGCACGCGCGTGGGCGACTTCGCGGTGGAGCTGGGCGCCAAGCGCATGTTCTTCATGGGTCCGCAGGCACCGTTCGCGCAGTCCTATATCGACACCATCTCGGCCATCGTGGCCAAATCCGGCGGCACGGGCTCGGGCCTCATCTACGAAGACAAGAAGGCGAGCTACCGCTCCGAAGTGGACCAGGCGCTGCGCTTCAAGCCCGACGTGATCGTGTTCGGCGGCTACGTGCCCGACACCGCGGTGGTGCTGAAGGACCTCTACCGCGCGGGCTACGACGGCCGGCGCATCGGTCTGTCGTTCGGCGTGAACCAGAAGCTGATCGAGGCGGTGCCGGCCGAAGTCTGCGAAGGCACTTATTCGCTGGTGCCGTCGGCCGCCGAAGGCTCCAGCGCCTACAAGCGCCTGGTGGCCAAGCTCAAGGTGCCGGGGCTCGACAGCTACAGCTGCCAGGTCTACGACCACGTGGTGATGACCGCGCTGGCGCTGGCCTCCGCGCCGAACGCGGCGCCCAACGGCACCACGGTGCGCGACCACCTGCGCAACGTCACCCAGTCGGCGCAAGGCAAGCTGGTCGACAGCCCTGCCGACGGCCTGAAGGCGCTGGCCGCCGGCACGACCGTCAACTACGACGGCGCGAGCGGCCCGCTCGAGTTCGCCGACAACGGCGACGTGAAGGGTGTTTTCTTCCGCTACGAACAGGCCCAGAAGGGCGCGCTCGTGGTGACCAAGGTCGCCTGATCCCGCGCAGCCGTCGAACAAAGGACTCGTGATGCTCCTGGAACTGATCCAGCTCATCGTCAACGGCCTGGTGATGGGCGCGGTGATCGCGTTGCCGGCACTGGGCCTGACCCTGATCTTCAGCGTGCTCGGCTTCATCAACTTCAGCATCGCGGCCCAGATGAGCATCGGCGCGTTCGCCGGCTGGCTGGTGAACACCCAGCTGCACTGGCCCCTGCTGCCGGTGTTGCTGGTGGCTTTCGTGGTGGCCGGGCTGATCGGCGTGGCCAGCGACCGCGTGGCCCTGGCGCCGATGCGCAAGCGGCCTTCGTCGCACATGGCGCTGATGGTCGCGATCGTGTCGATCGCGCTCAACCTGGCGCTGGAGAACGCGTTGCGCTTCGGCTTCGGCAGCGGGCTCAACAGCTTCGAGATGCCGATCGCGCGCGACGTGGTGATCGGCGAGATCCGCATCGGCCCGCAGCAGATGCACAACCTGGGCATCGCGCTGCTGGTGGCGGTGCTGCTGGCGGCGTTCTTCACGGTGACCCGTGTGGGCAAGGCGATGCGCGCGGTGGCCGACAACCCGGATCTCGCGCGGCTGAAGGGCATCGATCCGGCGAAGCTGTCCAACCTCGCGACCTTCATCGGCATGGGGCTGGCGGGCATCGGCGGCGCGTTGCTGGCGATCGACACCAGCGTCGATCCGTCGACCGGCGCGCGGCTGCTGCTGATCATCTTCTCGGCCAGCGTGGTCGGCGGGCTGACCAGCCTCGGCGGCGCGGTGCTGGGGGCGCTGCTGGTGGGCGTGGCGGCCGAGGTGTCGCTGCTGGCGATCGCGCCGGTGTACCAGTCGGCCGTGGCCTTCGTCGCCATCCTGGCGGTGCTTCTCATCCGGCCTTCGGGCCTTTTCGCCGGCACGGCCGGGGTGCGCAAATGACGTCTTACCTGGTCTTCATGCTGACGCTGGCGGGCGTCTATGCGCTGATGTCGCTCGGGCTGGTCACCATCTGGGGGCAGGGCGGCATGGTCAACCTGGGCCTGGTCGGTTTCTTCGCGGTGGGCGCGTACGCGTCGGCGCTGCTGTCGCAGTCGGGCGTGCCGATCGGCTTCACGCTGCTGGTCGGCGCACTGGTCGCGGGGCTGGTGGGCGTGGCGCTGTCCTTCGTGACCCGGCCCCTGCGCGGGGACTACCTGGCCATCGTGACGCTGGGCTTCGCCGAGGTGATCCGGCTGGTGGCCACCAACGAGAAATGGCTCACCGGCGGCAGCGACGGGCTGGCGGGTATCCGCTCGCCCCTGAAGCCGGAGCTGGGCGCCTGGCATCCCTACTTCTACCTGCTGTTGGTATGGGCCTTCGCCGGCGTCGCGGCGCTGCTGCTGACCCGGCTGCTGCGTTCGCCCTATGGCCGCGCATTGCGCGCAGTGCGTGACGACGAACAGGTGGCGGCCGTGGCCGGCAAGCCGGTGCTGCAGCTCAAGCTCAAGACCTTCTTCTTGGGCTCGGCCCTGACCGGGCTCGCCGGCGGGCTCTACGCCCATCTCACCAGCTACATCGCGCCGGACGGTTTCGTGCCGCTGCTCACGATCTACATCTTCCTGGCGGCGACGGCCGGGGGGTACACGCGGGTGGTCGGGGCCATCGTGGGTTCGGTCGCGGTGGTGGTGCTGCTCGAAGGCACGCGTTTCATCGCGGCGACGGTACCGGGATTGAACGCGGTGCAGGTGGCGTCGGCACGCGAGTTCGTGATTGCCGTGGGCCTGATCGCGATCATGCATCTGCGGCCCGAGGGGCTGTTCCAGAGCGTGAACCAGTCGGCCGCCGCGGAGCCGGCTTCGGCGCCCGGAACCGCATCGGCCGAAGCCTCTGCCGAGCCGGTAGGCAGCACGGCTTGACGCCGGCCGGGCCGCTTTCGGCGTCTCAGCCAGCTGCGGACGACGGCTCGGGCGATGTCACGCTGCCGGCCAGCGCCACGATGCCCAGCACCATCACCAGGGCGCCGTAGGTTTCGGACGTGGCCAGCAGGCCAAAATGGCCGATGGCCGCACCGGCGGCCAGGGCCGGCAGGCTGAAGGCGAAGTAGCTCACCACGAGAAAAGCCGCCATCAGCGAGGCCCGCTCGGCGGGAAGCGCGCGGGCCATGGCGGTGCGCATGGCGGCGGTGAAGCCGACGCCGAAGCCGAGCCCGGCGACCACGCTGCCGGCGAAGAACAGGAACGCCGACGACAGCTCGGTCGACAGCAGCACCACGGCAACGCCGGCCGTCAGCGTCGTGGAGCCGATGCGCATCAGCTGTTGTGCGGCGCGGTGGCGCAGCAGCAGCGAGCCCATCGCGCCGCTGCAGGTGAGGGCCGCGATCATCACGCCGCCCGCGACGGGGCTCTGCCAGCCGGTGACCTGGCGCGCCAGCGTGGGGCCGAGCGACAGGAAGAAACCGCCGAGCGCCCAGCACGCGACGTCGATCGGCAGCACGCGAAGGAAGTTGTGCCGCGAGGTCGCCGGCACGGCCAGCCGGGGCCGCATCGAGCCGAGCAGGCCGGGGCGGGCGACGACGGTTTCCGGCAGGCGGCGCGCGCGCCAGCCCAGTACGGCCAGCACCACGCTGACGAGCAGGTAGACCAGCCGTGTCGGCGCCGGCGCGTGGGCGGCCATGACGCTGCTGATCAGCGCCCCGGCGCCCAGGCCCAGCAGCGGTGCGGCCGTGTTGATCAGCGGCGCGCGTTGGCGGTCCAGGTCGGCCAGGCCCGCGCCCAGCACGCTGAAGGCCACGCCGGTCGCCGCGCCCTGCACCAGTCGCGCGGCGACGAGCCAGCCGACGGAATCGGCGCCGAGAAACAGCAGCATCGACGCCAGCTCCACCACGATGGCGCCCAGCACCACCGGGCGGCGGCCGAGGTGGTCGGACAGTGGCGCCAGGGTCAGCAGCGTGAGCAACATGCTGATCACATAGACGGCGAAGACGGCGGTGAGCGTGGCGGGCGAAAACCCCCATTCGGCCCGGTAGATCGCATACAGCGGCGAAGGCACGCTCGACGCGGCGGTGAAGGCGAAGAGGAGCAATGCCTTCAGGCGAAGCGCGGAATTGGAGGAGAGGGTGGACGCCATGGGGGTCTTTAAAGCAAATTTTGTGCTTTAAGGATTGTGCGCCTCTTCTGTCGCTAACGCAATTTATTTGCTTTAATACCGACCCATGACGCCAAAAACCGGAATCAGGACGGGTGGACGCAGCGCGCGGGTGCAATCGGCCGTGCACGACGCCGCGAACGCGCTGCTGCAGTCCGAAGGTCGTGCAGCATTGACCGTGCCCATGATTGCAGCGCGTGCCGGCGTGACGCCGTCGACCATCTACCGGCGCTGGGGGGATCTGGCCGCGCTGCTGTCCGACGTCGCTGCCGCCCGCCTGAGCCCGGAGAACGAGGCGCCGGACACCGGCAATTTTCGCGACGACCTGTTGACCTGGGCAGAACTCTTCGTCGAGGAGATGGGGTCGGAGCCCGGGCTGGCGCTGGTGCGCGACGTGGTCTGCGGAGGTCACACCGTCGAGGGCATGGCGCCGTGCATGGTGTTCACCGCCGGGCAGATCACGCGCATGGTGGAACATGCGGCTGCCCGCGGCGAACCCACGCCATCGGTCGAATACATCGTGGACCGGGTGGCGGCGCCGGTTGTTTATCGGCTGCTGATGGGTGCCTACACCGATGTCGACGTCGCCTACGCCCGGCGCCTAGCCACCGCCTGCCTGGCCGACTGGCGGCCGGGCGCGTAGTGGCATGGGCGCCGGGAGGCGGCCGGGCTCAGTCGCCGAGGATCACCTTCAGGATCTTCTCGTTGCTGTTGTTGGGAATGCTGTCCTTGTCCCCGGTGTTGGTGGTGGTGAGCCACAGGCCGCCGTCACGCGTCGGCTCGACGGTGCGCAACCGGCCGTAGGTGCCCATGAAGAGCTCCTGCACGTTGGTCAGGCTGTTGCCGCTGATTACCTCGCGATAGAGCCGGTTGCCGCGCAGGCAGGCCACGTACAACACGTCGCGCACGATGGCGATGCCGCTGCAGGAGCCGTTGGCGGTGGTGTAGGTGTAGGCAGGAGCGATGAAGCCCGGCGTGGAGCAGCCGCCCGCGGACTGCGACACCGTGCCTTCGCAGGCCGGCCAGCCGTAGTTGCCGCCCTTGACGATGAGGTTGGTCTCGTCCTGCGTGCTGTTGCCGAACTCCTGCTGCCACAGCCGCCCCTGCGAGTCGAAGGCCAGGCCCTGCGGGTTGCGGTGGCCGTAGCTCCACACGGCGTTGCCGAAGGGGTTGTCGGCCGGCACGGTGCCGTCGGAGTTGATGCGCAGGATCTTGCCGTTCAGGTTGCTCACGTTCTGGGCGTAGGAGCCGTTCTGGGCATCGCCCGTGCTGGCGTAGAGCTTGCCGTCCGGCCCGAAGCGCAGCCGTCCACCGTTGTGGTACTTGTTGCGGCCGATTCCGGCCAACAGCACCTGCAGCGTAGAGCTGTCCAGACGGCCGTTCAGGTAGCGGATACGCACGATGCGGTTGTCGGTGGGCGTGGTGTAGTAGACGTAGATCCAGGTGTCGGAGCCCGGAAACGCGGTGGTGACCGCCAGGCCGAGCAGACCGCCTTCGCCGTCGGTGCTGACCGCGTTGGGCACCGTGCCGAGATTGGTCTTGGTGCCGGTAGCCGGATCGAGGCGGATCAGGTCGTGCGCATCGCGCCGGCTGTAGATGACGGTGCCGTCGGGCAGGGCGATCAGGCCCCAGGGAACGTCGGTCTCGGTGGCGACCTGCTCGACCGAGCAGACCGCATTGCTGCAGGAGCCGCCGGTGCTTACGCTTAGCGTGGCGCTCCGGGCGGAGCTGTTGCCCTGCCCATCACGGGCCGTGATGGCGTAGCGGTAGGTGGTTCGGGGGGCGAGGCCGCTGTCGACGAAGCGCAGGTTCGGACTGCTGCCCACCTTTTGCTCGTTGCGGTAGATGTCGTAGGCGGTTACTGCCACGTTGTCGGTCGATGCGACCCAGGTGAGCGTGGCCGTGGTGCCGGCGACGGTGCCGCGCAGACCGGTGGGAACCGAGGGCGCAGTGCCGTCGACCGCACATGGCGGCACGGCCACGCTAAGTGTCG
The nucleotide sequence above comes from Xylophilus sp. GOD-11R. Encoded proteins:
- a CDS encoding ABC transporter substrate-binding protein; protein product: MFSFQRRNVLRAGAAASLAGLSPLAFSQGKEPIRIGILIPLTGATSQFGATMSLAAKAAAEEINAAGGVNGRKVEVVIEDDQSNPEAAVRAARKLIDIDKCVSIGGSYASAVTSAIAPLCWEGKVVLETSSGADSITRLPHQGYVFRTSPTTSLQGTRVGDFAVELGAKRMFFMGPQAPFAQSYIDTISAIVAKSGGTGSGLIYEDKKASYRSEVDQALRFKPDVIVFGGYVPDTAVVLKDLYRAGYDGRRIGLSFGVNQKLIEAVPAEVCEGTYSLVPSAAEGSSAYKRLVAKLKVPGLDSYSCQVYDHVVMTALALASAPNAAPNGTTVRDHLRNVTQSAQGKLVDSPADGLKALAAGTTVNYDGASGPLEFADNGDVKGVFFRYEQAQKGALVVTKVA
- a CDS encoding TetR/AcrR family transcriptional regulator, which produces MTPKTGIRTGGRSARVQSAVHDAANALLQSEGRAALTVPMIAARAGVTPSTIYRRWGDLAALLSDVAAARLSPENEAPDTGNFRDDLLTWAELFVEEMGSEPGLALVRDVVCGGHTVEGMAPCMVFTAGQITRMVEHAAARGEPTPSVEYIVDRVAAPVVYRLLMGAYTDVDVAYARRLATACLADWRPGA
- a CDS encoding branched-chain amino acid ABC transporter permease, whose product is MTSYLVFMLTLAGVYALMSLGLVTIWGQGGMVNLGLVGFFAVGAYASALLSQSGVPIGFTLLVGALVAGLVGVALSFVTRPLRGDYLAIVTLGFAEVIRLVATNEKWLTGGSDGLAGIRSPLKPELGAWHPYFYLLLVWAFAGVAALLLTRLLRSPYGRALRAVRDDEQVAAVAGKPVLQLKLKTFFLGSALTGLAGGLYAHLTSYIAPDGFVPLLTIYIFLAATAGGYTRVVGAIVGSVAVVVLLEGTRFIAATVPGLNAVQVASAREFVIAVGLIAIMHLRPEGLFQSVNQSAAAEPASAPGTASAEASAEPVGSTA
- a CDS encoding PQQ-dependent sugar dehydrogenase, producing the protein MKDNNQSPGAPVVIWGCNGGANQQWELTAKGELRVFGGTRCLDAFQGRTAAGTPVISYTCNGQTNQQWRQMSDGSIRGLQSGLCLDVAGASTRAGTPLQIAACADKGSQRWSAAAPTDTVSPTVPRYLSVSGMACRSLTLSWAASSDNVGVAFYDVYHDGQLMVSVNGSTLRTVLNVTPGVTWGLYVNARDAAGNVSQASATLSVAVPPCAVDGTAPSVPTGLRGTVAGTTATLTWVASTDNVAVTAYDIYRNEQKVGSSPNLRFVDSGLAPRTTYRYAITARDGQGNSSARSATLSVSTGGSCSNAVCSVEQVATETDVPWGLIALPDGTVIYSRRDAHDLIRLDPATGTKTNLGTVPNAVSTDGEGGLLGLAVTTAFPGSDTWIYVYYTTPTDNRIVRIRYLNGRLDSSTLQVLLAGIGRNKYHNGGRLRFGPDGKLYASTGDAQNGSYAQNVSNLNGKILRINSDGTVPADNPFGNAVWSYGHRNPQGLAFDSQGRLWQQEFGNSTQDETNLIVKGGNYGWPACEGTVSQSAGGCSTPGFIAPAYTYTTANGSCSGIAIVRDVLYVACLRGNRLYREVISGNSLTNVQELFMGTYGRLRTVEPTRDGGLWLTTTNTGDKDSIPNNSNEKILKVILGD
- a CDS encoding MFS transporter encodes the protein MASTLSSNSALRLKALLLFAFTAASSVPSPLYAIYRAEWGFSPATLTAVFAVYVISMLLTLLTLAPLSDHLGRRPVVLGAIVVELASMLLFLGADSVGWLVAARLVQGAATGVAFSVLGAGLADLDRQRAPLINTAAPLLGLGAGALISSVMAAHAPAPTRLVYLLVSVVLAVLGWRARRLPETVVARPGLLGSMRPRLAVPATSRHNFLRVLPIDVACWALGGFFLSLGPTLARQVTGWQSPVAGGVMIAALTCSGAMGSLLLRHRAAQQLMRIGSTTLTAGVAVVLLSTELSSAFLFFAGSVVAGLGFGVGFTAAMRTAMARALPAERASLMAAFLVVSYFAFSLPALAAGAAIGHFGLLATSETYGALVMVLGIVALAGSVTSPEPSSAAG
- a CDS encoding branched-chain amino acid ABC transporter permease, producing MLLELIQLIVNGLVMGAVIALPALGLTLIFSVLGFINFSIAAQMSIGAFAGWLVNTQLHWPLLPVLLVAFVVAGLIGVASDRVALAPMRKRPSSHMALMVAIVSIALNLALENALRFGFGSGLNSFEMPIARDVVIGEIRIGPQQMHNLGIALLVAVLLAAFFTVTRVGKAMRAVADNPDLARLKGIDPAKLSNLATFIGMGLAGIGGALLAIDTSVDPSTGARLLLIIFSASVVGGLTSLGGAVLGALLVGVAAEVSLLAIAPVYQSAVAFVAILAVLLIRPSGLFAGTAGVRK
- a CDS encoding ABC transporter ATP-binding protein, giving the protein MATLRIEGMRGGYATAEEIVKGIDLEVAAGDLAVIIGPNGAGKSTFLKLVAGLLKPKAGSVTLDGRPLPGGDAQAVCQAGISFVPQERNVFQSLTVRENLEMGGYLVRRGLRSRVDAQLERFPLLKDRLKDKAGNLSGGQRQVLAMAIALITEPSVLLLDEPTAGLSPAAADEVFDLIRDLTGQGLAILMVEQNALLGLEYGTRGVVLVAGRKLRDESAQGLLADDEVRHLFLGGAAAH